From Caldicellulosiruptor hydrothermalis 108, a single genomic window includes:
- a CDS encoding J domain-containing protein, whose product MRDPYEVLGVRKGASKEEIKKAYLELVKKYHPDKFKDNPLRELAEEKLKEINEAYNILMNDQYSNYEYSTYDQTSLYQQVRDLIMQGNIAQAESLLNQNPRNDAEWFYLMGIIYQKRGWINQAYRYFIEAYNRDPGNYEYRRAKEQFEMASRNYEWSAYNRGYRRHDDCDICTICQIIACWECCCDNDIDC is encoded by the coding sequence ATGAGAGACCCATATGAGGTTTTGGGTGTGAGAAAAGGTGCTTCAAAGGAAGAAATAAAAAAAGCTTATCTTGAACTTGTAAAAAAGTACCATCCAGATAAGTTTAAGGACAATCCTTTAAGAGAACTTGCAGAAGAAAAGTTAAAAGAGATAAATGAAGCATATAATATCCTTATGAACGATCAATATTCAAACTATGAATACTCTACATACGATCAAACCTCTCTCTACCAACAGGTGAGAGACTTGATTATGCAGGGTAATATAGCTCAAGCAGAAAGTCTGCTAAATCAAAACCCTCGAAATGACGCAGAATGGTTCTATTTGATGGGAATAATATATCAAAAAAGAGGATGGATAAATCAAGCATACCGATACTTTATTGAAGCCTATAATCGTGATCCTGGAAACTATGAGTACAGGCGCGCAAAAGAACAGTTTGAAATGGCTTCAAGAAATTATGAATGGTCAGCATACAATAGGGGATATAGAAGACATGATGACTGCGATATTTGTACAATATGTCAAATAATTGCATGTTGGGAATGCTGTTGTGATAACGATATAGACTGCTAA
- a CDS encoding Lrp/AsnC family transcriptional regulator, whose translation MNIEVKVLEILEQNPKLSAEEIAIMLGENKENIEKTIKKLEQDKVIVKYHTIVNWERTEKEVVEAIVEVKVTPQRGFGYDAIAKRIYKFPEVKAVYLLSGDYDLHVVVEGKSMKDIAQFVGSKLAPLEYVLSTATHFIMKKYKDAGVILEDGEKDDREVITP comes from the coding sequence ATGAACATAGAAGTGAAGGTTTTAGAGATTTTAGAACAAAATCCCAAACTCTCTGCCGAAGAGATTGCAATAATGCTGGGTGAAAACAAAGAAAATATCGAAAAAACCATTAAAAAGCTTGAACAAGATAAGGTTATTGTAAAATATCACACAATTGTGAACTGGGAACGAACAGAAAAGGAAGTGGTTGAAGCAATTGTTGAGGTGAAAGTAACTCCCCAGCGAGGGTTTGGTTATGACGCCATTGCTAAAAGAATTTACAAGTTTCCTGAAGTAAAAGCTGTATATTTGCTTTCGGGAGATTATGACCTGCACGTTGTTGTAGAGGGCAAGAGCATGAAAGATATTGCTCAGTTTGTTGGCTCTAAACTTGCACCGCTTGAATATGTCCTTTCAACAGCAACCCACTTTATAATGAAAAAGTACAAAGATGCAGGAGTAATACTTGAAGATGGCGAAAAGGACGACAGGGAGGTTATAACACCGTGA
- a CDS encoding PRC-barrel domain-containing protein — translation MLLSEIKNSKPVVSQQSGRIVGSSESLELVIDDEGNILSIELKKKRGFRWETEVISWDDIVVIGEDVIIANIKEGEHE, via the coding sequence ATGCTTTTGAGCGAAATAAAAAATTCAAAACCTGTTGTATCTCAGCAGTCAGGCAGAATTGTAGGAAGTTCTGAGTCGTTGGAGTTGGTAATTGACGATGAGGGAAATATACTGAGCATTGAACTTAAAAAGAAACGGGGGTTTAGGTGGGAGACAGAAGTAATTTCATGGGATGATATTGTTGTGATAGGTGAGGATGTAATAATTGCAAATATAAAAGAGGGGGAACATGAATGA
- a CDS encoding M16 family metallopeptidase — protein sequence MIKLHTLSNGIRLVYEKIDTVKTVSIGIWVLAGSRYETKKINGISHFIEHILFKGTKNRSSREIVYEIESIGGQINAFTAKEYTCFYVRVLDEFLQKGFDILSDLILNPVIAAEEIEKEKTVIIEEINMTKDDPEEMLYQSLNDLIWKSQALSYPIIGKESTVKKIDKIKIECYMKERYIPQNIVISVAGNFAEEKLIEFVKMYFGDWKCSNKTDVSYCISKPVFNRGVVIKNKKSDQAHLAVTFEGFGQEDEKVYELLVLSNILGGGMSSRLFQRIREELGLVYSISSFVSTFKDAGVLIIYAGTNPKNIAAVYKEIMNQLNLFLKGEILPDEVEVAKQQIKGSIIFGLENTSSRMSNIGKNMLLLNKIMEIEHITKIIDSIDYTNVIDTAREVLSKEFSVAVVGNKKEMDLKIFDQRVLT from the coding sequence GTGATAAAACTTCACACACTTTCAAACGGTATAAGGCTTGTATATGAAAAAATTGATACAGTAAAAACTGTGAGTATAGGTATTTGGGTCTTGGCTGGTTCAAGGTATGAGACAAAAAAGATAAATGGAATTTCCCATTTTATCGAGCATATATTGTTCAAAGGAACTAAAAACAGAAGTTCAAGAGAGATTGTATATGAAATTGAATCAATTGGTGGACAGATAAATGCCTTCACAGCAAAGGAGTACACCTGTTTTTATGTAAGAGTTTTGGATGAGTTTTTACAAAAAGGTTTTGATATATTGTCAGACTTAATTTTAAATCCTGTCATAGCAGCAGAAGAGATAGAAAAAGAGAAGACAGTAATCATTGAAGAGATAAATATGACAAAAGATGACCCGGAAGAGATGTTGTATCAGTCACTGAATGATTTGATATGGAAAAGCCAAGCTCTTTCGTATCCTATAATCGGAAAAGAATCTACTGTTAAGAAAATAGATAAGATCAAAATTGAATGTTATATGAAAGAAAGATATATACCTCAAAACATTGTAATATCTGTTGCTGGAAACTTTGCAGAAGAAAAGCTTATAGAATTTGTGAAGATGTACTTTGGGGATTGGAAGTGTTCAAACAAAACAGATGTGAGTTATTGCATATCAAAGCCAGTTTTTAATAGAGGTGTTGTCATCAAAAACAAAAAGAGTGATCAGGCTCATTTAGCAGTAACTTTTGAAGGTTTTGGACAGGAAGATGAAAAGGTTTATGAGCTTTTAGTTTTATCTAATATTCTTGGCGGGGGAATGAGTTCACGACTTTTCCAGCGAATAAGAGAAGAGTTAGGACTTGTATATAGCATAAGTTCGTTTGTGAGCACATTTAAAGATGCGGGAGTTCTTATCATCTACGCAGGAACAAATCCCAAAAATATTGCAGCGGTGTACAAAGAAATCATGAACCAGTTAAATCTCTTTTTAAAAGGTGAAATCTTACCTGATGAGGTAGAGGTCGCAAAACAGCAGATAAAGGGAAGTATCATATTTGGGCTTGAAAACACAAGTAGTCGAATGTCCAACATAGGGAAAAATATGCTGCTTTTAAACAAAATTATGGAGATAGAGCACATTACAAAGATAATAGATTCCATTGACTATACAAACGTGATTGACACAGCAAGAGAGGTTTTGTCAAAGGAATTTTCAGTTGCTGTTGTTGGGAATAAAAAAGAGATGGATTTGAAAATCTTTGATCAAAGAGTACTGACATAA
- the dut gene encoding dUTP diphosphatase: protein MVLKVKRAVDAKDLPLPTYISSGAAGMDLFACVEKEEIINPGEIKLIRTGLYIELPEGYEAQVRPRSGLALKHGITVLNSPGTIDSDYRGEIGIILINLGKEPFVVKRGDRIAQMVISKFERIEKIEETEELSTTSRADRGFGSSGV from the coding sequence ATGGTCCTGAAAGTAAAAAGAGCAGTCGATGCAAAGGATCTGCCGCTTCCAACATATATTTCAAGCGGGGCGGCAGGAATGGACCTGTTTGCATGTGTTGAAAAAGAAGAGATTATAAACCCTGGTGAGATAAAGCTCATCCGAACAGGTCTTTACATTGAACTTCCGGAAGGATATGAAGCACAGGTACGACCTCGCAGTGGCCTTGCTTTAAAACATGGCATTACTGTTTTAAATTCTCCTGGAACAATTGATAGTGATTATAGGGGGGAGATAGGAATAATATTGATTAACCTTGGCAAGGAACCTTTTGTAGTAAAGAGAGGAGATAGGATAGCCCAGATGGTAATATCAAAGTTTGAAAGGATAGAAAAGATTGAAGAGACAGAAGAGCTATCAACAACGTCCAGAGCAGACAGAGGATTTGGTTCAAGTGGTGTGTAG
- the atpD gene encoding F0F1 ATP synthase subunit beta: MEQNVGYVVQIIGPVIDIRFESENLPAINNAIEIHFDGKKLVAEVAQHLGNDTVRCVALGSTDGLRRGVKAIDTGGPIKVPVGRGTLGRIFNVLGEPIDNKGEVVASDYWPIHRSAPSFEEQVPAVEIFETGIKVIDLLAPYAKGGKIGLFGGAGVGKTVLIMELIRNIATEHGGFSIFTGVGERTREGNDLWLEMNESGVIEKTVLVFGQMNEPPGARMRVALTGLTMAEYFRDVEGQDVLLFIDNIFRFIQAGSEVSALLGRIPSAVGYQPTLANEVGALQERITSTKKGSITSVQAIYVPADDLTDPAPATTFAHLDATTVLSRQIAELGIYPAVDPLDSTSRILDPRIVGEEHYYVARTVQQILQRYKELQDIIAILGMDELSEEDKLIVYRARKIQRFLSQPFFVAEAFTGRPGRYVKLKDTIRGFKEIIEGKMDHIPEQYFYMVGTIDEVYENYEKDMKGK, from the coding sequence ATGGAACAGAATGTAGGGTATGTCGTCCAGATTATAGGACCTGTTATTGATATACGATTTGAGAGTGAAAATTTACCAGCCATCAACAATGCTATTGAAATTCACTTTGATGGTAAAAAACTTGTTGCTGAAGTTGCTCAGCATCTTGGGAATGACACTGTTCGATGTGTGGCTTTGGGTTCCACCGATGGACTTAGAAGAGGTGTAAAGGCAATAGACACTGGTGGGCCTATAAAAGTCCCTGTGGGGAGAGGAACGCTGGGTAGGATATTTAATGTATTGGGAGAGCCTATCGACAATAAAGGTGAGGTAGTAGCTTCAGATTACTGGCCTATTCACAGAAGTGCACCGTCGTTTGAAGAACAGGTACCTGCAGTTGAAATTTTTGAGACAGGTATAAAAGTCATTGATCTTTTAGCTCCGTACGCAAAAGGTGGTAAGATAGGACTTTTTGGCGGTGCGGGCGTTGGTAAGACTGTCCTTATAATGGAGCTTATAAGAAATATAGCAACAGAGCACGGTGGTTTTTCAATTTTCACAGGTGTGGGTGAAAGGACAAGAGAAGGTAACGACCTTTGGCTTGAGATGAATGAGTCTGGTGTTATAGAAAAGACTGTATTGGTGTTTGGTCAGATGAACGAGCCGCCTGGGGCAAGAATGAGAGTAGCTCTGACCGGGCTTACCATGGCTGAATATTTCAGAGATGTAGAAGGACAAGACGTTCTTTTGTTCATTGACAATATTTTCAGGTTCATCCAAGCAGGATCTGAAGTGTCAGCGCTTTTAGGAAGAATTCCCTCAGCAGTTGGATATCAACCAACACTTGCAAACGAGGTAGGTGCTTTGCAGGAAAGAATTACATCCACAAAAAAGGGGTCAATCACCTCTGTACAGGCTATATATGTCCCTGCCGATGACCTTACAGACCCAGCACCGGCTACAACCTTTGCACATTTGGATGCGACAACAGTTTTGTCAAGACAGATTGCTGAGCTTGGAATATATCCTGCTGTTGATCCTCTCGATTCAACCTCGCGTATACTTGATCCGCGAATTGTAGGAGAGGAACACTATTATGTTGCAAGGACTGTGCAGCAAATACTTCAAAGATATAAAGAGCTTCAGGACATTATTGCCATTTTGGGTATGGATGAACTTTCGGAAGAAGATAAACTGATTGTCTACAGAGCAAGAAAGATTCAGAGATTTTTGTCCCAGCCATTCTTTGTTGCTGAAGCTTTCACAGGAAGACCTGGAAGGTATGTGAAGTTAAAAGATACTATAAGAGGTTTCAAGGAGATAATTGAGGGAAAGATGGACCATATTCCTGAACAGTATTTTTACATGGTAGGAACAATAGATGAGGTATATGAAAACTACGAAAAAGATATGAAAGGCAAATAA
- a CDS encoding DUF5685 family protein: MFGYVVPYKPELKVREYEYYKAVYCGICLQTKKIGNLPRVFLNYDFVFLYLVLKEHFKVKDELGKTRCIVHPIKERFFLKPNEILEYVSNQMVLLSFFKLYDNILDEKNIFSYAPYSILKLYIRKITKSHREPFEKIKELFNKQISLEKSGCENIDELAHNFGNILAEIFAYNDEELLRQIGYYTGVWVYIIDAIDDYIDDVKKKRYNCLKHHFEKCRQDKRLFEYELSILKVSLENYLAILSDYVKGYNNSILNNIVQVGMYSKTQQVLERFTTNFFKELKE; this comes from the coding sequence GTGTTCGGATATGTGGTTCCTTATAAGCCAGAGCTAAAAGTGCGAGAATATGAATATTACAAGGCAGTTTACTGTGGTATATGTCTTCAGACAAAAAAGATAGGAAACCTTCCGCGGGTATTTCTTAACTATGATTTTGTTTTTTTGTATCTGGTGCTAAAAGAGCATTTTAAAGTCAAAGATGAGTTAGGAAAAACAAGGTGTATTGTTCACCCAATTAAGGAAAGGTTCTTTTTGAAACCTAATGAAATCTTGGAATATGTGAGCAACCAAATGGTTCTTTTGAGTTTTTTTAAGCTTTATGATAACATTCTTGATGAAAAGAATATATTTAGTTATGCACCTTATAGTATTTTGAAATTATATATAAGGAAAATAACAAAATCACATCGAGAACCGTTTGAGAAGATAAAAGAACTATTTAACAAGCAGATATCGCTTGAGAAAAGTGGTTGTGAAAATATAGATGAACTTGCGCACAATTTTGGCAATATTTTGGCCGAAATATTTGCTTACAATGACGAAGAACTTTTGAGACAAATTGGGTATTATACAGGTGTGTGGGTATACATCATCGACGCTATTGACGACTATATTGATGATGTGAAGAAAAAGAGATATAATTGTCTGAAACACCACTTTGAAAAGTGTAGGCAAGATAAAAGACTTTTTGAATATGAACTCAGCATTTTGAAGGTTAGTTTGGAAAATTATCTTGCTATATTAAGTGACTATGTTAAGGGGTATAATAATTCAATACTGAACAACATTGTTCAGGTTGGTATGTACTCAAAAACACAGCAGGTCTTAGAGCGTTTTACAACAAACTTCTTTAAGGAGTTGAAGGAGTAA
- the atpC gene encoding ATP synthase F1 subunit epsilon codes for MAEFELEVLQPERVFFKDRVEMVVVRTIDGEIGIMANHQPIVVPIGIGKLRIKKDGKWKEAAIAGGLLEVKNNKATILSDAVEWPEEIDRQRALLAKERAEKRLEQKLPPDEFERYKAALYRALNRLKLAEENRKDV; via the coding sequence ATGGCTGAATTTGAATTGGAGGTTCTCCAGCCTGAAAGGGTGTTTTTTAAAGACAGGGTCGAAATGGTTGTTGTGCGAACAATAGATGGTGAGATAGGTATTATGGCAAACCATCAGCCTATTGTTGTACCCATTGGTATTGGGAAGTTGAGGATAAAGAAGGATGGAAAGTGGAAAGAAGCAGCCATTGCAGGTGGTTTGCTTGAAGTGAAAAATAATAAGGCAACAATATTGAGTGATGCTGTAGAGTGGCCAGAGGAGATAGACAGACAAAGAGCACTTTTGGCAAAAGAAAGGGCAGAAAAGAGACTCGAGCAAAAGCTTCCTCCTGATGAGTTTGAAAGATACAAAGCGGCGCTGTACAGAGCGCTAAACAGGCTAAAACTTGCCGAAGAAAATAGAAAAGATGTATAA